The Populus trichocarpa isolate Nisqually-1 chromosome 2, P.trichocarpa_v4.1, whole genome shotgun sequence genome has a window encoding:
- the LOC7461731 gene encoding geraniol 8-hydroxylase, producing MEYLFYLLLISFCWACLHVLNASVLLRRKSGCTVLPPGPRQLPIIGNILALGDKPHRTLAKLSQTYGPLMTLKLGRITTIVISSPNIAKEALQKHDQALSSRTVPDALHVQYYNYHKNSMIWLPASTQWKFLRKLTATQMFTSQRLDASRALRGKKVQELLEYVHEKCNNGHAVDVGRSVFTTVLNLISNTFFSLDVTNYNSDLSQEFSNLVVGFLEQIGKPNIADYFPILRLVDPQGIRRKTNNYLKRLTQIFDSIINERTRLRSSSVASKASHDVLDALLILAKENNTELSSTDIQVLLIDFFIAGTDTTSSTVEWAMTELLLNPDKMVKAKNELQQVEGPVQESDISKCPYLQAIVKETFRLHPPSPFLPRKAVSEVEMQGFTVPKNAQVLITIWAIGRDPAIWPEPNSFKPERFLECQADVKGRDFELIPFGAGRRICPGLPLGHKMVHLTLASLIHSFDWKIADDLTPEDIDMSETFGFTLHKSEPLRAIPMKT from the exons ATGGAGTACCTTTTTTACCTGCtactaatttctttttgttgggcATGTCTACACGTGCTCAACGCATCCGTTCTACTTCGCCGGAAGTCCGGTTGCACCGTCCTCCCACCTGGCCCTCGCCAGTTGCCGATAATTGGAAACATATTAGCCCTCGGTGACAAGCCCCACCGAACACTTGCTAAACTCTCACAAACTTATGGACCTTTAATGACCCTCAAGCTTGGTAGGATAACCACAATAGTCATCTCCTCTCCGAATATCGCCAAAGAAGCATTACAGAAACATGACCAAGCCTTGTCTAGCAGAACAGTCCCAGATGCTCTTCATGTACAATACTATAACTACCACAAAAATTCAATGATATGGTTGCCTGCGTCGACTCAATGGAAATTTCTCAGAAAACTCACTGCCACACAAATGTTCACTTCGCAAAGGCTTGATGCCAGCCGAGCCCTCCGTGGAAAAAAGGTTCAAGAATTGCTAGAATATGTTCATGAAAAGTGCAACAACGGACATGCTGTCGACGTTGGTAGATCTGTTTTCACAACTGtccttaatttaatttcaaacaccTTCTTCTCTCTTGATGTAACCAATTACAATTCTGATTTGTCTCAAGAGTTCAGCAATCTTGTGGTGGGTTTCTTGGAACAAATTGGCAAGCCAAATATTGCCGACTATTTCCCAATACTTCGATTAGTAGATCCACAAGGTATAAGACGAAAGAcgaataattatttgaaaagattaACTCAAATTTTTGATAGTATCATCAACGAGAGGACACGACTACGTTCTTCTTCGGTTGCATCCAAGGCAAGCCATGATGTACTTGATGCCCTGCTGATTCTAGCCAAAGAAAACAATACTGAATTGAGCTCCACTGACATACAGGTTTTGCTTATT GATTTTTTCATTGCGGGCACTGACACTACCTCAAGCACAGTAGAGTGGGCAATGACAGAGTTATTACTGAACCCTGATAAAATGGTCAAAGCCAAAAATGAGCTCCAACAAGTCGAAGGACCAGTTCAAGAATCAGACATCTCCAAGTGTCCTTACCTTCAAGCAATAGTCAAAGAGACATTTCGGCTGCACCCACCATCACCATTCCTGCCCCGTAAAGCCGTATCCGAAGTAGAGATGCAAGGCTTCACAGTGCCCAAAAATGCACAAGTACTAATCACTATTTGGGCAATAGGGAGAGATCCAGCCATATGGCCAGAACCTAATTCGTTCAAGCCTGAAAGGTTCTTAGAATGCCAAGCTGACGTGAAAGGAAGAGATTTTGAGCTAATTCCATTTGGAGCAGGAAGAAGGATTTGCCCTGGATTGCCTCTGGGCCACAAGATGGTGCATTTGACGTTGGCATCTCTCATCCACTCTTTTGATTGGAAGATTGCTGATGACTTGACACCAGAGGATATAGACATGAGTGAAACGTTTGGGTTTACATTACATAAGAGTGAGCCTCTCCGGGCTATACCCATGAAAACGTGA